GCAGCGCCGCGTACCAGATGTTGATCCGCCCGGAGAGCTCGACGGTCGGCAGCCGGAACACGCGGGTGACGAACACCGCGACCACGAGCCCCGAGACGAAGGCGAGCACCGTGAACTGGCTCCAGAGCAGCATCCAGAGCACGACGAGCCAGGCCAGGAACGGCAGCTGCACCCGGATGTCGCGCCAGAAGTGACGCCCGGTCTCGGTGGGGGTCATCCGTCCACCTCGTCTTCCAGCTGCACGAGGCTCACGGGCTCCAACAGCGTCGCGCCGATACGGTCGCAGAGTGCGTAGAGCGGCCCGGCGAAGACCGTCAGCGCCACGGTGACGCCGACCATCCCGGCGGTCGCGACCGTCATGATGCGCGGGATGCGGCGACGCTCCTGCTGCTCGTCGGCGGCCGGGGCGTTGCCGAGGTAGGAGATGCGGCCCTCCGTCTCCGCCGAGTCCTCCTCCTCGCGCCAGAACGCCAGGTTCCAGGCGCGCATCAGCGCGTACAGCGTGAGGAGCGAGGTGACGATGCCGCCCACGATCAGCACGATCATGAGAGGCGTTCCGACGGATGCCGCGGCCTCGAACAGCGCGAACTTGCCGATGAATCCGGAGAACGGGGGCAGTCCACCGAGGTTGATCGCCGGGATGAAGTAGAGCACGGCGATCACCGGCGCGACCTTGAGCAGTCCTTTCACCCTCAGGATCGAGGTGCTCCCCGCCCGGCGCTCGATGAGTCCGACGGCCAGGAAGAGCGTCGTCTGCACGATGATGTGGTGGACGATGTAGTAGACCGTCGCCCCGATGGCCGCGGGGGTCGCGATCGCCAGACCGAAGATCATGTAACCGACGTGGCTCACGAGCGTGAACGACAGGATCCTCTTCAGCTCGGCCTGCGCGACGGCGCCGAGCACTCCGACGATCATGGTCGCGAGCGCGATGATCAGCAGCACGGTGTCGATGCTGTTCTCGGCGAACAGTTGGGTCTCGGTGCGGATCAGCGCGTAGACGCCGACCTTGGTGAG
This genomic interval from Microbacterium hydrocarbonoxydans contains the following:
- a CDS encoding Na+/H+ antiporter subunit D — encoded protein: MSALVPLLVALPLLGAAVTLIFGRNPRLQAFVTVATLAIVSVIAAVLLVAVDAGAPLAVSVGGWPVPFGIVLYVDRLAALLVLISSIVLVAVLLFSIGQGAADGTDETPISIFNPSYLILAAGIFNAFIAGDLFNLYVGFEILLVASYVLITLGSTESRIRTGAVYIVVSLVSSILFLASIAMIYGALGTVNMAQIAERMTELPQETQLVLHLMLVIAFGIKAAIFPVSFWLPDSYPTAPAPVTAVFAGLLTKVGVYALIRTETQLFAENSIDTVLLIIALATMIVGVLGAVAQAELKRILSFTLVSHVGYMIFGLAIATPAAIGATVYYIVHHIIVQTTLFLAVGLIERRAGSTSILRVKGLLKVAPVIAVLYFIPAINLGGLPPFSGFIGKFALFEAAASVGTPLMIVLIVGGIVTSLLTLYALMRAWNLAFWREEEDSAETEGRISYLGNAPAADEQQERRRIPRIMTVATAGMVGVTVALTVFAGPLYALCDRIGATLLEPVSLVQLEDEVDG